A genomic window from Vitis riparia cultivar Riparia Gloire de Montpellier isolate 1030 chromosome 18, EGFV_Vit.rip_1.0, whole genome shotgun sequence includes:
- the LOC117907913 gene encoding replication protein A 70 kDa DNA-binding subunit B-like — translation MVVKVSDASGEAWLSLFNEQAERIFGCFVDELDKLKSQEGEENLFQQKLKEAIWVPHLFRISVAQHEYMNEKRHRITARAVVPVDFAAESRLLLEEISKMKTSQ, via the exons ATGGTAGTGAAAGTTTCAGATGCTAGTGGTGAAGCTTGGCTTTCTCTGTTCAATGAACAAGCAGAGAGAATATTTGGGTGCTTTGTTGATGAGCTTGATAAGCTGAAATCACAG GAGGGAGAAGAGAACCTATTCCAACAGAAATTGAAGGAAGCTATTTGGGTCCCTCATCTTTTCCGGATTAGTGTTGCACAACATGAGTACATGAACGAGAAAAGGCACAGGATAACAGCCAGGGCTGTTGTTCCAGTTGATTTTGCAGCTGAATCCAGATTACTGTTGGAGGAGATATCAAAGATGAAGACTTCACAATAG